In Mariluticola halotolerans, one DNA window encodes the following:
- a CDS encoding TerC family protein has translation MEFFSDPGALGAFFSVVMIDLVLAGDNAVVIGLAAAGLPAEMRRKAVLFGILAATVLRIGLAVVAVQLLAIVGLLLAGGLLLLWVCWKMWVEIRDQRAHEIMAQEALEDTDLNADGRVGAPVKTKSFKHAITQIVVADVSMSLDNVLAVAGAARDHTEALIFGLGLSIVLMGFAAAFIAKLLNRYHWLAYLGLGIVLIVALRMIWHGGEEILHQF, from the coding sequence ATGGAATTCTTCTCTGATCCGGGTGCGCTTGGGGCATTTTTCTCCGTCGTTATGATCGATCTGGTTCTGGCGGGCGACAATGCGGTGGTCATTGGCCTTGCCGCCGCCGGCCTGCCGGCAGAGATGCGCCGCAAGGCGGTGCTTTTCGGCATTCTTGCGGCAACTGTCCTGCGCATCGGGCTGGCCGTGGTGGCGGTGCAGCTGCTCGCCATTGTTGGTTTGCTGCTGGCAGGGGGCCTTTTGCTGCTCTGGGTCTGCTGGAAGATGTGGGTCGAGATAAGGGATCAGAGAGCCCATGAAATCATGGCGCAGGAAGCGCTGGAAGACACGGACCTCAATGCCGATGGCAGGGTCGGCGCGCCGGTTAAAACCAAGTCCTTCAAGCACGCCATCACCCAGATCGTTGTCGCCGACGTTTCAATGTCTCTCGACAATGTGCTCGCCGTTGCCGGTGCCGCGCGGGATCATACCGAAGCCCTGATTTTCGGGCTGGGCCTGTCCATTGTCCTGATGGGTTTTGCCGCGGCCTTCATCGCCAAACTGCTCAACCGTTATCACTGGCTGGCCTATCTGGGTCTGGGCATCGTACTGATTGTCGCCCTGCGGATGATCTGGCATGGCGGCGAGGAAATCCTGCACCAGTTCTAG
- the pcaF gene encoding 3-oxoadipyl-CoA thiolase, translated as MTDAYICAYIRTPIGRFGGALAPVRADDLGAIPIKALMAAHDIDWSDVDEVIFGCANQAGEDNRNVARMSALLAGLPETVPGTTMNRLCGSGMDAIITAARAVKSGEIDFAIAGGVESMSRAPFVMPKASSAYSRNAEIYDTTIGWRFVNPLMKKQYGVDSMPETGENVAADYKISRQDQDAFAARSQAKAAAAQENGRLAREITPVTIPQRKKDPIVVDKDEHPRAGTTVEVLAKLPTPFREGGSVTAGNSSGVNDGAAALIIASAEAAKRHGLTPIARIVGGATAGVPPRIMGMGPSPATQKLCAREGLKMDQFDVIELNEAFASQGIAVLRELGVAADDERVNKNGGAIALGHPLGMSGARITGSAALELSLTGGKLALATMCIGVGQGIAIALERV; from the coding sequence ATGACCGACGCATATATTTGCGCTTATATCCGCACTCCCATTGGCCGTTTCGGGGGCGCACTGGCGCCTGTGAGGGCCGATGATCTGGGGGCGATCCCCATCAAGGCCCTGATGGCAGCGCATGACATCGACTGGTCCGATGTTGATGAAGTGATTTTTGGCTGCGCCAATCAGGCCGGCGAGGACAATCGCAATGTCGCGCGCATGAGCGCGCTTCTGGCAGGCTTGCCCGAAACTGTGCCGGGCACCACCATGAACCGGCTCTGCGGGTCGGGCATGGATGCGATCATCACCGCCGCCCGCGCCGTCAAATCCGGCGAAATCGACTTTGCCATTGCCGGCGGTGTCGAAAGCATGAGCCGCGCGCCGTTTGTCATGCCCAAGGCATCAAGCGCCTATTCGCGCAATGCCGAAATCTATGACACCACCATTGGCTGGCGTTTTGTAAACCCGTTGATGAAAAAGCAGTACGGCGTCGATTCCATGCCGGAAACCGGTGAGAACGTCGCCGCCGACTACAAGATCAGCCGACAAGATCAGGACGCGTTTGCCGCGAGAAGCCAGGCCAAAGCCGCCGCCGCGCAGGAGAACGGGCGTCTGGCCCGGGAAATCACCCCGGTGACCATTCCCCAGCGCAAGAAAGATCCCATTGTCGTCGACAAGGACGAACACCCCCGTGCCGGTACCACGGTGGAGGTGCTCGCCAAGTTGCCAACGCCCTTCCGTGAAGGCGGCAGCGTCACCGCCGGCAATTCCTCCGGCGTCAATGACGGGGCAGCAGCCCTGATCATTGCCTCGGCTGAAGCGGCCAAACGCCATGGCCTGACCCCGATTGCCCGCATTGTTGGCGGGGCCACAGCTGGCGTGCCGCCGCGCATCATGGGCATGGGCCCGTCACCGGCAACCCAAAAGCTTTGCGCCCGCGAGGGGCTGAAAATGGACCAGTTCGACGTGATCGAACTGAACGAGGCTTTTGCCAGCCAGGGCATTGCGGTTCTGCGTGAACTGGGCGTTGCGGCAGACGACGAGCGGGTCAATAAAAATGGCGGTGCCATTGCGCTCGGCCATCCGCTCGGCATGTCCGGGGCGCGTATAACTGGTTCTGCGGCCTTGGAATTGTCGCTGACAGGTGGCAAGCTGGCTTTGGCGACCATGTGTATTGGTGTGGGACAGGGGATCGCCATAGCGTTGGAGCGCGTTTAG
- a CDS encoding lipopolysaccharide biosynthesis protein, translated as MKLGRRLLSQSAVIFAARILGAGLIFLAQAAIARLWGAEILGEYLLIIAASNLVAVVLPLGFHTIGTYFAAEYSARNDRRMLEAFLRRSYGHILLVGVPLIILAAPVAGLFGVAGHQIAALAMPAALMAVATAVIFNNTAFLVGLRRPFAGFFAEIVFRPLLIIGAFIIAAAFFTEGTRLAVFLWLFAVAYLAIALVQFWLVLRATRQITDTIPVRAPDSARWWRFAAPWVLISLATEFFFDIDLLVLSMHLSREDLAIFGICARIFALISFGVASVYAVTIPDIFEAEARNDRSGFHHRIGEANLVASLIAIILSAGVFIGGPLVLSIFGPEFAAGAWPLGILSLGLVVRAVFGPATMVLSIYDQPYASLPAVGAGLLSLIGLNYLLVPSFGLMGASFAALLAIVIWSAGLWLTAWRLAGVDVSIVARLRVLHQAKAQAAVSSDA; from the coding sequence ATGAAACTCGGTCGGCGGCTTCTGTCCCAGTCCGCGGTGATTTTTGCCGCCCGCATCCTTGGTGCGGGGCTGATCTTTCTCGCCCAGGCGGCCATTGCCCGCCTGTGGGGCGCCGAGATTCTGGGCGAATATCTGCTGATCATCGCCGCCTCCAATCTGGTGGCGGTTGTCCTGCCTCTCGGCTTCCATACGATCGGTACCTATTTTGCCGCCGAATACAGCGCCCGGAATGACCGCCGCATGCTCGAGGCCTTCCTGCGGCGCAGCTATGGCCATATTCTGCTTGTCGGCGTGCCCCTCATTATCCTCGCCGCGCCTGTTGCCGGGCTTTTTGGCGTTGCTGGTCACCAGATTGCCGCGCTGGCCATGCCCGCAGCGCTGATGGCCGTTGCAACGGCGGTGATCTTCAACAACACAGCTTTTCTTGTCGGCCTGCGCCGGCCCTTTGCCGGGTTCTTTGCTGAAATCGTCTTCAGGCCCTTGCTGATCATCGGCGCGTTCATCATCGCCGCCGCCTTTTTCACCGAAGGCACACGGCTGGCCGTTTTTCTATGGCTGTTCGCTGTGGCCTATCTGGCCATTGCGCTGGTGCAGTTCTGGCTGGTTCTCAGGGCCACAAGGCAAATCACCGACACCATCCCCGTCCGTGCTCCCGACAGCGCCCGCTGGTGGCGTTTTGCGGCGCCCTGGGTGCTGATTTCGCTGGCCACAGAGTTCTTTTTCGATATCGATCTGCTGGTGCTCTCCATGCATCTCAGCCGTGAAGACCTGGCCATTTTCGGCATTTGCGCGCGCATATTCGCGCTGATCTCGTTCGGTGTTGCCTCGGTCTATGCCGTCACCATTCCCGATATTTTTGAGGCCGAAGCGCGCAATGATCGCAGCGGTTTCCACCACCGCATCGGCGAGGCCAATCTGGTCGCCAGCCTGATTGCCATCATATTGTCTGCCGGCGTTTTCATCGGCGGGCCACTGGTGCTCTCAATATTCGGTCCCGAGTTTGCGGCCGGTGCCTGGCCATTGGGCATTCTCAGTCTGGGGCTCGTCGTGCGGGCTGTGTTTGGCCCCGCGACAATGGTCCTGTCGATTTACGATCAGCCCTATGCCAGCCTGCCGGCCGTTGGGGCCGGGCTCCTCAGCCTCATTGGGCTGAACTATCTGCTCGTGCCGTCATTTGGCTTGATGGGCGCGTCGTTTGCCGCGCTGCTGGCTATTGTCATCTGGTCTGCAGGGTTGTGGCTGACGGCCTGGCGGCTGGCCGGTGTCGATGTGTCGATTGTCGCCAGGCTGCGGGTCCTGCATCAGGCTAAAGCCCAAGCAGCCGTTTCATCCGACGCTTGA
- a CDS encoding EAL domain-containing protein gives MQNIKRQFLDLFIVLLVLLCSISGAFEPLDNALKSFRFGVATRPATGNIVFVAIDPKSLASVGVWPWPRHVHAELIDKLLDLDVSDIVFDVDFSAASNERDDALMEAALVNAGGFVSLAGFAQQKSARSDELEFTEPLPRFAAEAGVVAVNVRTSADGVLRRYPYGIRVGDTLYPSLAGMLSDTPAADGEFAIDFGIDPETVNVISVVDILEERVPAAAIAGKQVVVGASALELRDNFTVPRYGILPGAMLQVLAAETLKQNRALISGSALNGATLALFIAIGFLLCRWKFGLAAAVGVVALLGVGSELIAVILQAGSAITIDTTAGHIVFAALALAGLSRELNLRRFLLGKTRRERDVTQRILNRVIADNFDGVLVIAGDGTVLTASRFADEILGLTDGQTTIGADMTKILPPVLATEVKVALQLQDDVVQAPEPHEATIVDRTGAKRVVEYVITLSRVDAEQGRDAQEQGNAVACLTFRDITDRRATETRLTYLAAHDPLTGALSRTKFSELINSAMQSEDGQLVGMTVIMLDLSRFKIINDTMGHASGDELLRQVVERFKGCDVDCVARLGGDSFAAARAGILDGPELDRFCNQVLHSVSADYRLGDRKAMIGAQIGVTTTDDSGYDPDMLISHADMALSAAKASPVNGYAVYSREMDARLNELREMESALRQAIAEDQFFVLYQPQVLLEDQSMVGVEALVRWNHPTLGLVSPAKFIPVAEETGLILDLGRWVLIAACKEAASWPRQVKLAVNVSPMQFEFGDVVEDIKNALELSGLSPAQLDVEITEGLFIANPERVTRKLEEIKALGVGVALDDFGTGFSSLSYLGQLPIDKIKIDQAFVRGLPEDQHAAAIVRAVMTLSESLGKKVVAEGIEDADQAWMLKLAGCHIGQGYYFGKPMAGSDIVARMQHRDANAKTVVAR, from the coding sequence TTGCAAAATATCAAACGCCAATTTCTCGATCTGTTTATCGTGCTGCTGGTTCTTCTTTGCAGCATATCCGGCGCGTTTGAACCTTTGGACAACGCGCTGAAAAGCTTTCGCTTCGGCGTGGCGACACGCCCGGCAACCGGCAATATTGTATTCGTGGCGATCGATCCGAAAAGTCTGGCGTCCGTTGGTGTGTGGCCGTGGCCACGCCACGTGCATGCCGAGCTGATCGATAAACTCCTTGATCTAGATGTCTCGGATATTGTTTTCGATGTCGATTTCAGTGCCGCCTCGAACGAGCGCGATGATGCGCTGATGGAAGCAGCCCTGGTCAATGCGGGCGGCTTTGTCAGCCTTGCAGGGTTTGCGCAGCAAAAATCAGCCAGATCAGACGAACTTGAATTTACCGAGCCTTTGCCCCGCTTCGCCGCCGAAGCGGGTGTCGTTGCGGTCAATGTGCGCACCAGTGCCGATGGCGTGCTCCGCCGCTATCCCTATGGTATTCGGGTCGGCGACACGCTTTATCCCTCGCTGGCCGGGATGTTGAGCGATACCCCCGCCGCAGACGGGGAATTCGCAATCGATTTCGGCATCGATCCGGAAACGGTCAACGTGATCTCGGTTGTCGATATTCTTGAAGAGCGTGTTCCCGCTGCAGCGATAGCTGGCAAACAGGTGGTTGTCGGTGCCAGCGCGCTCGAACTGCGCGATAATTTCACGGTCCCGCGCTACGGCATTTTGCCCGGTGCCATGCTCCAGGTCCTCGCGGCGGAAACGCTAAAACAAAACCGTGCCCTGATCAGTGGCAGCGCCCTTAATGGGGCAACGCTTGCCCTGTTTATCGCGATCGGCTTCCTGCTCTGCCGGTGGAAATTCGGTCTGGCGGCGGCCGTTGGTGTGGTGGCGTTGCTGGGGGTGGGGTCCGAACTGATTGCGGTCATCCTGCAGGCGGGTTCTGCCATCACCATCGACACAACAGCCGGCCATATTGTCTTTGCGGCCCTCGCTTTGGCCGGTCTTTCCCGCGAGCTCAACCTGCGCCGTTTTCTGCTGGGCAAAACCCGCCGCGAGCGCGATGTGACCCAGCGTATTCTCAATCGGGTGATTGCCGATAATTTCGACGGTGTATTGGTGATTGCTGGCGATGGCACCGTGCTGACGGCAAGCCGGTTCGCCGATGAAATACTCGGTCTGACCGATGGGCAAACCACCATCGGGGCAGATATGACGAAAATTCTGCCGCCGGTACTCGCCACCGAGGTCAAGGTCGCCCTGCAATTGCAGGACGATGTCGTTCAGGCACCCGAGCCGCATGAAGCCACAATTGTCGACCGCACGGGCGCAAAAAGAGTTGTCGAATATGTCATCACCCTGTCGCGCGTGGACGCGGAGCAGGGCCGGGACGCGCAGGAGCAGGGCAATGCCGTCGCCTGCCTCACGTTCCGCGATATCACCGACCGGCGCGCAACCGAGACGCGGCTGACTTACCTGGCAGCGCATGACCCGCTGACCGGTGCGCTCTCACGCACGAAATTCTCCGAACTGATCAACAGCGCCATGCAATCCGAGGATGGGCAATTGGTCGGCATGACGGTGATCATGCTGGACCTGTCGCGCTTCAAGATCATCAACGACACAATGGGGCATGCCAGCGGTGACGAATTGCTGCGCCAGGTGGTGGAGCGCTTCAAGGGCTGCGATGTGGACTGTGTGGCCCGGCTTGGCGGCGACAGCTTTGCCGCCGCCCGCGCCGGCATTCTCGATGGCCCTGAACTGGATAGGTTCTGTAACCAGGTTCTGCATTCTGTGTCGGCTGATTATCGCCTCGGAGACCGCAAGGCGATGATCGGGGCCCAGATCGGCGTCACCACCACCGACGATTCCGGCTATGATCCCGATATGTTGATTTCCCACGCCGATATGGCGCTGTCGGCCGCCAAGGCCTCGCCGGTCAATGGTTATGCTGTTTATAGCCGGGAGATGGATGCGCGGCTCAATGAACTGCGCGAAATGGAAAGCGCGCTGCGTCAAGCGATTGCCGAGGACCAGTTTTTCGTTCTCTATCAGCCGCAGGTGCTGCTCGAAGACCAGTCAATGGTCGGTGTTGAGGCGCTGGTGCGCTGGAACCACCCCACACTTGGTCTGGTCTCGCCGGCCAAGTTTATTCCCGTGGCCGAGGAAACAGGCTTGATCCTTGATCTGGGACGTTGGGTGCTGATCGCCGCCTGCAAGGAAGCCGCCTCATGGCCCCGGCAGGTCAAGCTGGCGGTCAATGTCTCGCCCATGCAGTTCGAGTTCGGGGACGTCGTCGAGGATATAAAGAACGCGCTCGAGCTGTCCGGCCTGTCACCGGCCCAGCTCGATGTGGAAATCACCGAAGGCCTGTTCATTGCCAATCCGGAACGGGTTACCCGCAAGCTCGAAGAAATCAAGGCTTTGGGCGTCGGCGTCGCACTGGACGATTTCGGGACCGGCTTTTCGTCGCTCAGCTATCTGGGACAATTGCCGATCGACAAGATCAAGATCGATCAGGCTTTCGTCCGTGGCTTGCCTGAAGATCAGCACGCGGCAGCAATCGTGCGTGCGGTCATGACTTTGTCCGAGTCTCTTGGCAAGAAAGTGGTTGCAGAGGGGATTGAGGATGCAGATCAGGCATGGATGCTCAAATTGGCGGGATGTCATATCGGGCAGGGGTATTATTTCGGCAAGCCAATGGCTGGTAGCGACATTGTCGCGCGCATGCAGCACCGTGATGCGAACGCCAAAACGGTTGTCGCGCGCTAG
- a CDS encoding lipid II:glycine glycyltransferase FemX: protein MSLSADTLAGSHKAPQALRSAGAVAGHAVNIEHVSGEVWDETIATFDGVCQEQLYTFAKNRWPGVTCEPVLFVEDGEVVGGVLTMVQHLPLKVGAIAVSKWGPIFKDGKRADFESVYAAAIEALIEEYHDRRGMMISVLPRAAWADTNIEFDYLQARGFRRGAQLKFPDRYVVNLRLDDEAQRKSFAQKWRYHLNKSMKAELEFEYAGPERIGEFNALYEAMTDRKKFADHSAYDDTIHPLMEMENDTLRPELFFVRHKGEIVAGAVIFKAGDTAVYLYGATNAEALPLRAGYFMHWHIIRWLRDNTKATWYDLGGTDGFQGLHQFKKGMVGDEGVISPVPPVLNYASRFLPFLTGTLAFAARDIIAEIRHRIEKLRPDAARPDQER, encoded by the coding sequence ATGTCGTTAAGTGCTGATACTCTTGCCGGAAGCCACAAAGCACCGCAGGCCCTGCGTAGCGCCGGTGCTGTCGCCGGTCATGCCGTAAATATCGAACATGTTTCGGGTGAAGTCTGGGACGAGACGATCGCGACCTTTGACGGGGTATGTCAGGAACAGCTCTACACCTTTGCCAAAAACCGCTGGCCCGGCGTCACCTGCGAACCGGTTCTGTTCGTTGAGGACGGGGAGGTGGTCGGTGGTGTGCTGACCATGGTCCAGCATTTGCCGCTTAAGGTTGGTGCCATTGCCGTGTCGAAATGGGGCCCGATCTTCAAGGATGGCAAACGGGCAGATTTTGAATCCGTTTACGCCGCCGCCATCGAGGCGCTGATCGAGGAATATCACGACAGGCGCGGCATGATGATCTCCGTTCTGCCCCGTGCCGCCTGGGCCGACACCAATATCGAATTTGATTATCTGCAGGCGCGCGGTTTCCGCCGCGGCGCGCAATTGAAATTTCCCGACCGCTACGTGGTCAATTTGCGGCTCGATGACGAAGCCCAGCGCAAAAGCTTTGCCCAGAAATGGCGCTACCATCTCAACAAGTCGATGAAGGCGGAGCTGGAATTCGAATATGCCGGGCCCGAGCGTATCGGCGAGTTCAACGCGCTTTACGAGGCGATGACCGACCGCAAGAAATTCGCCGACCATTCCGCCTATGACGACACCATCCACCCCCTGATGGAGATGGAAAACGACACGCTGCGCCCCGAACTGTTCTTTGTCCGCCACAAGGGCGAAATCGTCGCCGGCGCCGTCATCTTCAAGGCGGGCGATACGGCGGTCTATCTCTATGGGGCCACCAATGCTGAGGCGCTGCCCTTGCGCGCCGGCTATTTCATGCATTGGCACATCATCCGCTGGCTGCGCGATAATACCAAAGCTACCTGGTATGATCTGGGCGGCACCGACGGCTTTCAGGGCCTGCACCAGTTCAAAAAAGGCATGGTTGGCGACGAAGGCGTGATTTCACCCGTACCCCCGGTGCTCAATTATGCCAGCCGTTTCCTGCCATTTCTCACCGGCACGCTGGCCTTTGCCGCCCGCGATATTATAGCCGAAATCCGGCACCGGATTGAAAAACTCCGTCCCGATGCGGCGCGCCCCGATCAGGAGCGCTAG
- a CDS encoding FecR family protein, whose amino-acid sequence MADDWVATKLRGGVFAFDGAGWVKVERGTVISDNRVIRTLLSGRVAFTRDGETIEMGGGTQISIRDKSGRRFTTVDEHYGLVTIEAEVENVQHFAVKTPYLAAVVKGTKFSVRVRDGKAKVEVSRGRVEVEDLERGLKVNVVPGQSASAGDTPLEISGSGQLDTIVTLDGKPAVVPTVESPGHSGSVSGQSANRAGGAGGVVGSTVSRVGSTASNVVGGASSAVGSVARGGGSVASAGRSAVSGATGAASSAVETVTETVTETVDSAGSAVSEVVSGVGGALGGLL is encoded by the coding sequence ATGGCCGATGATTGGGTGGCCACAAAGCTGCGCGGCGGTGTTTTCGCGTTTGATGGGGCCGGTTGGGTCAAGGTCGAACGCGGTACAGTGATTTCCGACAATCGGGTTATCCGCACTCTGCTCAGTGGCCGTGTTGCCTTCACACGCGATGGCGAGACCATCGAAATGGGGGGCGGTACCCAGATCAGCATTCGCGACAAGTCCGGTCGCCGCTTCACCACTGTTGATGAGCATTATGGCCTCGTGACAATTGAAGCCGAGGTTGAAAACGTCCAGCATTTCGCCGTGAAAACGCCTTACCTGGCGGCGGTGGTCAAGGGCACGAAGTTCTCGGTCCGCGTCCGTGATGGCAAGGCCAAGGTTGAGGTCAGCCGTGGCCGTGTTGAGGTCGAGGATCTTGAGCGCGGTTTGAAGGTCAATGTCGTGCCCGGTCAATCCGCATCGGCGGGCGATACGCCGCTGGAGATTTCAGGTTCCGGCCAGCTCGATACCATTGTGACACTTGATGGCAAGCCTGCGGTCGTTCCGACTGTCGAGAGCCCCGGTCACTCTGGCAGCGTATCGGGTCAATCTGCCAATAGAGCTGGCGGGGCCGGCGGTGTTGTCGGCTCAACGGTGTCCCGCGTTGGCAGCACGGCATCAAACGTGGTTGGCGGTGCCTCAAGCGCTGTTGGCAGTGTTGCAAGGGGTGGTGGCAGTGTTGCCAGCGCCGGTCGCAGTGCCGTTTCCGGTGCAACGGGCGCCGCGTCGAGCGCAGTCGAAACGGTCACAGAAACCGTAACGGAGACAGTCGATAGCGCAGGTAGCGCCGTTTCCGAAGTGGTAAGTGGCGTGGGCGGTGCCCTTGGCGGCCTTTTGTAG
- the denD gene encoding D-erythronate dehydrogenase, which produces MRVVITGGAGFIGSRLARTLLEQGTLANQAGAQTRIDSLVIFDQVAPEHLPKDNRLEIVVGQADDRATLQKVLAGADSVFHFASVVSGGAEADLQLGLSVNLDGTRMLLDILADEGRKPRLVFASSGAVYGVGAEPVTDLTPTHPKSSYGVQKLCCELLIGDYGRRGLVDGRAMRFPTIAVRPGKANLANSSFISNIVREPAAGRATICPVPEDTEISLMSPGRLIAAIIKVHDLDATALGWPRALLLPAVKVSVRQMLDALEAELGPKARQLVTFDEDAGIHAMVKSWPVDVVATRAEALGIAADADATEIVQDYLSEYPPVTF; this is translated from the coding sequence GTGAGAGTAGTTATTACCGGTGGTGCCGGATTTATCGGGTCGCGCCTGGCGCGCACCTTGCTGGAACAGGGCACATTGGCCAATCAGGCCGGCGCGCAAACCAGAATAGATTCGCTGGTGATCTTTGATCAGGTCGCCCCGGAGCATCTGCCAAAAGACAACCGGCTGGAGATTGTGGTCGGTCAGGCCGATGACAGGGCCACCTTGCAAAAAGTGCTTGCCGGTGCCGATAGCGTTTTCCACTTCGCATCCGTTGTCAGCGGTGGGGCTGAGGCCGATTTGCAGCTTGGCCTTTCGGTCAATCTCGACGGCACCCGCATGCTGCTCGACATTCTGGCCGACGAGGGGCGCAAGCCGCGGCTTGTGTTTGCCAGCTCCGGCGCGGTCTATGGCGTAGGGGCAGAGCCGGTTACCGATCTCACCCCGACACACCCGAAAAGTTCGTACGGCGTGCAAAAGCTCTGCTGTGAGCTTTTGATTGGCGATTATGGGCGCCGGGGACTGGTGGATGGCCGCGCCATGCGCTTTCCCACCATTGCGGTGCGCCCCGGCAAGGCGAACCTTGCCAATTCATCCTTCATTTCCAACATTGTGCGCGAACCGGCTGCGGGCCGCGCAACCATTTGCCCGGTGCCTGAAGACACCGAGATTTCGCTGATGTCGCCGGGCCGGCTGATCGCTGCCATCATCAAGGTCCATGATCTGGATGCAACGGCGCTGGGCTGGCCGCGCGCGCTGCTATTGCCCGCCGTCAAAGTCAGTGTCCGGCAAATGCTCGACGCGCTAGAGGCGGAACTGGGCCCCAAAGCCCGGCAACTGGTGACGTTTGACGAGGACGCGGGCATTCACGCCATGGTCAAAAGCTGGCCCGTTGACGTTGTGGCCACCCGCGCTGAGGCGCTGGGCATCGCCGCAGACGCCGACGCGACCGAAATTGTGCAGGATTATTTGTCAGAGTACCCGCCGGTCACCTTTTAG
- a CDS encoding CoA-transferase subunit beta — MSDLDFTADEMMTIAASRALASRDVCFVGIGAPSAACNVARLTHAPDITLIYESGTIGTAPDVLPLSIGDGELCETAVATVAVPEMFRYWLQGGRITIGFLGAAQLDRFGNINTTVIGDYDNPKTRLPGGGGAPEIASSCGEIYITMKQSLRGMVEKIDFFTSFGHGDGGNAREKLGITTKGPTLLVTDLAVWKPDPETKEFTVVSLHPGVTREQVQETCGWTVKYADHLETTPAPTPDELKTLRDLKARTKAAHEGTGKAA, encoded by the coding sequence ATGAGCGATCTTGATTTCACCGCTGACGAAATGATGACCATTGCCGCCTCGCGCGCACTGGCCTCCCGCGATGTCTGCTTTGTAGGCATTGGCGCGCCTTCCGCCGCCTGTAATGTCGCCCGGCTGACCCATGCCCCCGATATCACCCTGATCTATGAAAGCGGCACCATCGGCACAGCGCCGGACGTATTGCCGCTTTCCATCGGTGATGGCGAACTCTGCGAGACCGCCGTTGCCACCGTCGCCGTGCCGGAAATGTTCCGCTACTGGCTGCAGGGCGGGCGCATTACCATCGGCTTTCTGGGCGCCGCCCAGCTCGACAGGTTCGGCAATATCAACACCACGGTCATTGGCGATTACGACAATCCAAAAACCCGGCTGCCGGGCGGGGGCGGGGCCCCTGAAATCGCCTCGTCCTGCGGCGAAATCTACATCACCATGAAGCAGAGCCTGCGCGGCATGGTCGAAAAGATCGACTTCTTCACCTCCTTTGGCCATGGCGATGGCGGCAATGCCCGCGAAAAGCTTGGCATCACCACCAAGGGGCCAACTCTTTTGGTTACCGATCTTGCGGTGTGGAAACCCGACCCCGAGACCAAGGAATTCACTGTCGTTTCGCTCCATCCCGGGGTAACCCGTGAACAGGTGCAGGAAACCTGCGGCTGGACGGTCAAATATGCCGACCATCTGGAGACAACACCTGCGCCGACACCGGACGAACTTAAAACCTTGCGTGATTTAAAGGCCCGTACGAAGGCCGCACACGAAGGCACTGGAAAGGCTGCTTAA
- a CDS encoding 3-carboxy-cis,cis-muconate cycloisomerase yields MPVSPFDHPFLSGLTGDASIAEFFSAEADLAAMLKFEAALALAEADEGVIPRASADAIAACCETFSPDMDELAKATARDGVVAPELVRQLRVAVGEDHAAYVHFGATSQDVIDTSLVLRLHQILPRFGKSLDTMTRTMVQLVGLHGDKQLTGRTRMQDALPITVADRINSWRAPLMRERETLRTIKPKVFITQFGGAVGTLEKLGNKGPQVTKRLAERLGLGVAPDVWHCERDGLVELASWLSLVTGSLGKMGQDIALMAQNPVAEIRLAGGGKSSAMPHKQNPVGAEVLVALARFNAVQVSAMHQAMVHENERSGAAWTLEWLVLPQMINATAGALRTANALLAAVDTIGN; encoded by the coding sequence ATGCCGGTGTCGCCGTTCGATCATCCCTTTCTTTCCGGTCTGACCGGCGACGCCAGCATCGCAGAGTTTTTTTCGGCTGAAGCCGATTTGGCGGCCATGCTCAAATTTGAGGCCGCCCTGGCCTTGGCCGAGGCCGATGAGGGGGTCATTCCCCGCGCATCGGCTGACGCCATCGCCGCCTGCTGCGAAACCTTCTCGCCCGATATGGATGAACTGGCTAAGGCGACGGCCCGCGATGGTGTTGTTGCACCCGAACTGGTGCGCCAGTTGCGTGTGGCCGTCGGCGAGGATCATGCAGCTTATGTGCATTTTGGTGCCACCAGTCAGGATGTGATCGACACAAGTCTCGTGCTGCGTCTGCATCAGATATTGCCCCGGTTTGGCAAAAGTCTGGACACGATGACCCGGACCATGGTGCAGCTGGTGGGGCTGCATGGCGACAAGCAGCTGACCGGGCGCACACGCATGCAGGATGCCTTGCCCATTACCGTCGCTGACCGGATCAACAGCTGGCGCGCGCCGCTGATGCGTGAGCGCGAAACCCTGCGCACGATCAAACCGAAAGTCTTCATCACCCAGTTCGGTGGTGCCGTGGGCACGCTGGAGAAGCTGGGTAACAAGGGGCCTCAGGTCACCAAAAGGCTGGCAGAAAGACTTGGTCTCGGCGTTGCGCCCGATGTGTGGCACTGCGAGCGCGATGGTCTGGTCGAACTGGCGTCATGGTTGTCGCTGGTCACCGGCAGCCTTGGCAAAATGGGGCAGGATATCGCCCTGATGGCGCAAAACCCGGTTGCAGAAATTCGGCTGGCGGGTGGTGGCAAGTCCTCCGCCATGCCGCACAAACAAAACCCTGTGGGGGCGGAAGTGCTGGTGGCGCTGGCCCGTTTCAATGCGGTTCAGGTCTCGGCCATGCATCAGGCCATGGTGCACGAGAATGAACGCTCGGGTGCAGCCTGGACGCTGGAATGGCTGGTATTGCCACAAATGATCAACGCGACCGCCGGTGCCTTGCGCACCGCCAATGCGCTGCTCGCCGCGGTTGATACGATCGGCAACTAG